One Candidatus Gastranaerophilales bacterium genomic window, TTATAAAAATGTTGAAGTTGAAGTTGAAGAATTCAAGAATGCCGGCGATGCTATTGAAAAAGAGTTGAAAACTCTTCAGGACAGAACGGCTTCACTAGAGCCTGTAATCGACCGCGCTACTACCGCTAATGATGTTGTAATAATGGACTTTGAAGGCAGTGTTGACGGTGAAGTCATTAAAGGCGGAACAGCTAAAAATTATCAACTGGATCTCGCTAATTCAACTTTTATAAAAGGCTTTGCAGAACAGCTTATTGATAAAAAAATCGGCGAAGAATTTACCATTGACGTAACCTTCCCCGAAGATTACCATGATGCAAGTTTACAGGGTAAACCCGCTCAATTTAAAATCAAAATTAACGAAATAAAAGAAAGAAAGCTTATGGAGCTTAACGATGAATTTGCTAAAAAATTAGGCAAGTTTAAAACTTTAGACGAGTTGAAAAAAGACATTCAGGAATATCTTGACCAGTCGGTAAAACAAGAAAATGAACAAAGAGTGCAAAAAGCCATCATAGAAAAAATTGTTGAAACTTCTAAAGTAGACGTTCCTGATTCAATGGTAAATCGTGAAGCTAAACAGTTAATGAATGAAATGCAGCAAAGACTGAAAGCTCAAGGCATTAATTTTGACCAGGTTGTGGATGAAAAAGGACACGAAAACCTTTGGGCAGAATTAAGAGAAGAAGCTTCAAAACGGGTAAAAAACAGTTTAGTGCTTGCCCAAATTGCTGAAGCAGAAAATATTCACGTTTCCGAAGAAGAATTTGAAGAAAAAATAAAAGAGCTTGCTGCTATGTATGGCACGGAAGAAAAAGATGTATACAACCAATTGGCGAAAAACCTTGGTATGGCAAGCGCTTTAACTCAACAACTCTTGGCTCAAAATATAACCAAGTTTTTAGAGGATAACAATAAATTCAAGTATGTGTCAAAATAATATTAGAGTATAGAAAGGAACTGATTATGGGTTTTGTACCGGTAGTTATAGAACAATCAAGCCGCGGTGAAAGATCTTTTGATATTTTTTCAAGGCTGCTGAGAGAACGCATTATATTTTTGGGTACTCCCATTGATGATATGGTGGCGAACTTAATTGTTGCGCAATTACTGCTTTTAGACAGTGAAAATTCGGAAAAAGACATTATGCTCTATATTAACAGCCCCGGCGGCAGCGTAACGGCAGGACTTGCTGTTTATGATACAATGCAGCATATAAGAGCAGATGTTTCTACTATCTGTTTGGGTCAGGCAGCCAGCATGGGAGCATTTTTGCTTTCTTCGGGCGCTAAAGGCAAAAGGCTTTGTCTTCCTCACTCAAGAGTGCTTATTCACCAACCTTTAGGCGGCGCACAAGGGCAAGCTACCGATATTCAAATTCAGGCGGAAGAAATTTTGAGAATAAAAAAATCTCTTAATGAAATCTTGTCTTTGAACACGGGTCAGCCTGTTAAAAAAATTGAAAAAGATACTGACAGAGATTACATCATGACTCCTGAAGAAGCTTTAGAATACGGTATGATTGATAAAATTGTTACTAAAGTAGAAAAAACCGCAAAGAATGCAGATTATTAAACAAATTAAATTTAACGATTAGGAGAAAAGAATGGTTAAACGCAATGACAGCAGATTAAAATGTTCATTTTGTGGCAAATCCCAAGACCAGGTAAAAAAACTTA contains:
- the tig gene encoding trigger factor; its protein translation is MKTNIEKLEQNLVKLSIEIDEPVAASEYNKACRKISENVNIHGFRKGKAPKAMVEKYVGSERIQREALSNILPGIFADIISENQFDVITEPQVESFEYETGKPLSVVAVLELKPEVTLGAYKNVEVEVEEFKNAGDAIEKELKTLQDRTASLEPVIDRATTANDVVIMDFEGSVDGEVIKGGTAKNYQLDLANSTFIKGFAEQLIDKKIGEEFTIDVTFPEDYHDASLQGKPAQFKIKINEIKERKLMELNDEFAKKLGKFKTLDELKKDIQEYLDQSVKQENEQRVQKAIIEKIVETSKVDVPDSMVNREAKQLMNEMQQRLKAQGINFDQVVDEKGHENLWAELREEASKRVKNSLVLAQIAEAENIHVSEEEFEEKIKELAAMYGTEEKDVYNQLAKNLGMASALTQQLLAQNITKFLEDNNKFKYVSK
- the clpP gene encoding ATP-dependent Clp endopeptidase proteolytic subunit ClpP, whose product is MGFVPVVIEQSSRGERSFDIFSRLLRERIIFLGTPIDDMVANLIVAQLLLLDSENSEKDIMLYINSPGGSVTAGLAVYDTMQHIRADVSTICLGQAASMGAFLLSSGAKGKRLCLPHSRVLIHQPLGGAQGQATDIQIQAEEILRIKKSLNEILSLNTGQPVKKIEKDTDRDYIMTPEEALEYGMIDKIVTKVEKTAKNADY